The sequence below is a genomic window from Selenomonadales bacterium.
GAGGAGTCCTACGAGAAGTCGGCCGACTTTGTGCTGCGGCGCAACGCCTGGGCCTCGTTTACCGCGGGCCTCAGGAACTACCAAAACACCTACGGCACTACTTGGGGCACGGAAGTTAAGAAGCATGTGGTGACGGCGAAACTCCGCGGTTACCCCTCCGCGACGCATATGCTCCTGCACCAGCAGGAAGTGGACCCCGCGAGCTACCATATGCTGCACGACGTTATCCTGAAGGAAATTGCGCCGCATATGCGCCGCTATGCGCGGCTGCGCAAAGAACTGCTTGGCCTTACGGATATGCTCTACTGCGACATCGAAGCGCCGCTCGACCCAGACTTTAGCCCGGCCACGACTTACGCTACTGCCGCCGAGGTCATCGCGAAGGGGCTGGCGGTGCTGGGGCCGGAGTATGCGGCGATAGTGGCCGACAGCCTTAACAACAGGTGGATTGACCTGGCGGATAACGTCGGCAAATCGACCGGCGCGTTTTGCTATGGTGTGCCGGATGCTCACCCCTATATTTTGGTGACCTGGGCCGACAATATGCGCGGTGCCTTGGTGCTGGCGCACGAGATTGGGCATGCGGGGCACGGGGTGCTGGCCATGCGTTACCAGCGGCTGTCTAACGTGCGTGGCTCGGTGTTCTTTACGGAGGCACCCTCCATCATTAACGAGCTCTTGGTCGGCAACTACATCGCCGTGCAGTCTAACGACCCACGACTCCACAGGTGGCTGGCGATGCAGCTTTTGATGACTTATCACCACAACTTCGTGCGCCACTTAATCGAAGGCGAACTGCAGCGGCGCACGTACGTGCTGGCAGAAAAGGGACAGCCGATTACCGCCAGCGTGCTCAGCCGTGTGCAGGGCGAAATTCTTGAGGAATTCTGGGGCCGCGAAGTGAAGATAGACGAGGGCGCACGCCTGACTTGGATGCGCCAGCCGCACTTCTATATGGGCCTCTACCCGTACAGCTACTCGGCCGGCTTAACTGTAGGCACGGCCGTAGCGAAGGCCATTAAAGAGCAGGGCCAGCCGGTAATCGACAGGTGGCTGGAAGTCCTTAAAACCGGGGGAGCCAAGCCGCCGGTGGAACTTGCGCGTATGGCGGGGGTAGACATGACCGACGCGGCGGCTATCCGCACCGCGGTCGACTATGTCGGCGAACTAGTCGACACTGTCGTCAAAAGCTTTGGCCGAGACGTATAGCCTGTGGCGCGCCGTCACGCACCGTGGCGGCGCTTTCTTTGGCTTGAAAAACGTTTGGGCTGTGGCATAATAGGTGTGGAAAACGCGGAAGTGGCGTGACAAGCAAGGTTGGAGGTAATTTAATGGAAAAGAAGTATATGGCCGAGCCTTACAAGATTAAAATGGTGGAACCAATCGCCGTCACCACGCGCGCGCAGCGCGAAGAGGCCATACAGCGCGCCGGGTACAACACGTTTTTGCTGGACTCGGACGACGTCTATATCGACCTGTTAACCGACTCGGGCACCAACGCCATGAGCGATAACCAGTGGGCGGGCATGATGTTAGGCGACGAGGCCTATGCCGGCTCCAAGAACTTTAAGAACCTAAAGCTCGCCGTACAGGACTTGTTTGGCTTTAAGCATGTGCTGCCGACGCACCAGGGACGCGGCGCGGAGAATATTCTTTCGCAAATCATGATTAAAAAGGGTGACTTTGTCCCCGGCAACATGTACTTTACGACTACGCGCGCCCACCAAGAGCTTAACGGCGCTACGTTTAGGGATATCATCATTGACGAAGCGCATGACTCGACGCTGGAG
It includes:
- a CDS encoding tyrosine phenol-lyase, with product MEKKYMAEPYKIKMVEPIAVTTRAQREEAIQRAGYNTFLLDSDDVYIDLLTDSGTNAMSDNQWAGMMLGDEAYAGSKNFKNLKLAVQDLFGFKHVLPTHQGRGAENILSQIMIKKGDFVPGNMYFTTTRAHQELNGATFRDIIIDEAHDSTLE
- the pepF gene encoding oligoendopeptidase F, with the translated sequence MKNRLKRAEVPAELTWNLADIFPTGADWERELTAIARDLPAIMRFKGKLASGAGVLAECLEAAEDLQRRLHRVVAYASLALSGDGTDPANQAAMGRAQSLGAEAQAAMAFIRSEALELPAGTLERYLEESAELKSFARTVLRMIDEKPYVLSLETERALASLSEVLQSPYLVYTRSKAADMTFADIKDSTGQTHPMSFSLYEESYEKSADFVLRRNAWASFTAGLRNYQNTYGTTWGTEVKKHVVTAKLRGYPSATHMLLHQQEVDPASYHMLHDVILKEIAPHMRRYARLRKELLGLTDMLYCDIEAPLDPDFSPATTYATAAEVIAKGLAVLGPEYAAIVADSLNNRWIDLADNVGKSTGAFCYGVPDAHPYILVTWADNMRGALVLAHEIGHAGHGVLAMRYQRLSNVRGSVFFTEAPSIINELLVGNYIAVQSNDPRLHRWLAMQLLMTYHHNFVRHLIEGELQRRTYVLAEKGQPITASVLSRVQGEILEEFWGREVKIDEGARLTWMRQPHFYMGLYPYSYSAGLTVGTAVAKAIKEQGQPVIDRWLEVLKTGGAKPPVELARMAGVDMTDAAAIRTAVDYVGELVDTVVKSFGRDV